A single region of the Drosophila takahashii strain IR98-3 E-12201 chromosome 2R, DtakHiC1v2, whole genome shotgun sequence genome encodes:
- the Mtmr6 gene encoding phosphatidylinositol-3,5-bisphosphate 3-phosphatase MTMR6 isoform X1 gives MDFTRFMNKFNEIERQLSPTSALRLSFDNISPETEEPPDGNKRLWGVPVPPFVSDKVVSWIEEEFNEAPVFYNGNSVLKKVENVRMIDRYNTKNPTVGTLYLTATHLIFVEPDSNKETWILHMHVASIEKLPLSTTGSPLLIRCKTFLSVTFVIPKDSECHDVYTSLLKLFQPVSINKLYCFNYQPNKDDFPKNAGWDYFKLEAEFKHMLVPNEAWTLCSMNEKYELCDTYPRQIYVPKEATTLMLISSSRFRSKGRLPALTYLHNNKASICRCSQPLSGFSARCLEDEQMLEAIRKTNSNTDYMYVVDTRPRINAMANRAAGKGYENEAFYENIKFHFLGIENIHVQRASLQKVLEACEQKSPTMSAFLNALESSGWLKHIRSILDTSSFIANAVDKGVSVVVHCSDGWDRTAQVCSLAQLMLNPYYRTIKGFQALIEKDWLAFGHKFSERCGHIQTDAREVSPIFTQFLDCTWQLMSQRSESFEFNERFLLILHDHVHSCQFGTFVGNCEKDRLDLKLAERTFSLWGFMANHLNEYINPLYKPNVDDTIKANLAPQCIKFWRGMYSRFESGIHPREPLGDLLLDSKEHCNSLEDHVQHLTKRIASFKNYISKSAKKLQDATSTTAKVSKEVASNEINDNKYNYDKKLSELSAADDDHPLKASNMSFANLSLNAEQSSPPQALPEELNSVAVDWKPMRNVTTCSCSTPFDQFSKKTHCWRCGDIFCERCIDKNVALPGHDSGKPVPVCRGCFRQMQKQSP, from the exons ATGGACTTCACCCGATTCATGAACAAGTTCAACGAGATCGAGCGCCAACTGTCCCCCACCTCCGCCCTTCGCCTGAGCTTCGACAACATTTCGCCGGAGACGGAGGAGCCGCCGGATGGAAACAAGAGGCTATGGGGCGTGCCCGTCCCTCCCTTCGTCTCCGACAAGGTGGTGTCCTGGATCGAGGAGGAGTTCAACGAGGCCCCGGTCTTCTACAACGGCAACAGTGTGCTTAAGAAG GTGGAAAATGTGCGGATGATAGATCGCTACAATACCAAAAATCCCACGGTGGGCACCCTCTATCTGACGGCCACCCATTTGATTTTCGTGGAGCCCGACAGCAACAAGGAGACCTGG aTTCTCCATATGCACGTGGCCAGCATTGAGAAGCTTCCCTTGAGCACAACAGGATCCCCGCTGCTCATCCGCTGCAAGACCTTCCTCTCGGTCACCTTCGTCATTCCCAAGGACTCCGAATGCCACGATGTCTACACCTCGCTGCTAAAACTTTTCCAGCCGG TGTCCATCAACAAATTGTACTGCTTCAACTACCAGCCGAACAAGGATGATTTCCCCAAGAATGCTGGCTGGGATTACTTTAAGCTGGAGGCCGAATTCAAGCACATGCTGGTGCCCAACGAGGCCTGGACTCTGTGCTCGATGAACGAGAAGTACGAGCTGTGCGACACCTATCCGCGTCAGATTTACGTGCCTAAGGAGGCCACCACGCTGATGCTCATCAGCAGTTCGCGGTTCCGCTCGAAGGGGCGACTACCAGCGCTTACCTATCTGCACAACaacaag GCCTCCATCTGTCGCTGCAGCCAACCGCTATCCGGATTCAGTGCCCGCTGTCTGGAGGATGAACAAATGCTGGAGGCCATACGCAAGACGAACTCCAACACGGACTACATGTATGTGGTGGACACACGACCACGG ATTAATGCGATGGCCAACAGAGCCGCCGGCAAGGGATACGAGAACGAGGCCTTCTACGAGAACATCAAATTCCACTTCCTCGGCATCGAGAACATCCACGTACAGCgcgccagtctgcaaaaagtCCTGGAGGCCTGCGAACAGAAGTCGCCCACGATGAGCGCCTTCCTGAATGCCCTGGAGTCATCCGGCTGGCTGAAGCACATACGCTCCATATTGGACACGTCGAG CTTCATTGCCAACGCCGTGGACAAAGGTGTCTCGGTGGTGGTCCACTGCTCCGATGGCTGGGATCGCACGGCCCAGGTCTGCTCGCTGGCCCAGCTGATGCTGAATCCCTACTACCGCACCATCAAGGGCTTCCAGGCGCTGATCGAGAAGGACTGGCTGGCCTTCGGGCATAAGTTCAGCGAGCGTTGCGGTCACATTCAGACAGATGCTCGCGAGGTTTCGCCGATCTTCACACAGTTCCTCGACTGCACATGGCAGCTGATGTCGCAGCGCAGCGAATCCTTTGAGTTCAACGAGCGTTTCCTGCTCATCCTCCACGATCATGTGCACTCTTGTCAATTCGGCACCTTTGTGGGCAACTGCGAGAAGGATCGGCTGGACTTGAAGCTGGCCGAGCGCACCTTTTCACTTTGGGGCTTCATGGCCAATCACCTGAACGAGTATATCAACCCGCTGTACAAACCCAATGTGGACGATACGATTAAGGCTAATTTGGCACCGCAGTGCATCAA ATTCTGGCGCGGCATGTACAGTCGCTTCGAGAGCGGCATCCATCCGCGGGAGCCACTCGGCGATCTGCTGCTCGACAGCAAGGAGCACTGCAACTCACTGGAGGACCATGTGCAGCATCTGACCAAGCGCATAGCCAGCTTCAAAAACTACATCTCCAAGTCGGCCAAGAAACTGCAGGATGCCACCAGCACCACGGCAAAAGTTAGCAAAGAGGTCGCCAGCAACGAAATCAATGATAACAA ATACAACTATGACAAAAAGCTAAGCGAACTGTCGGCTGCCGATGATGATCACCCGCTGAAGGCCAGCAACATGTCCTTTGCCAATCTCTCCCTGAATGCCGAACAATCCAGTCCGCCGCAGGCCTTGCCCGAGGAGCTCAACTCGGTGGCCGTGGACTGGAAGCCCATGCGCAACGTGAccacctgctcctgctccacgCCCTTCGATCAGTTCAGCAAAAAG ACACATTGCTGGCGCTGTGGGGACATCTTCTGCGAGCGCTGCATAGACAAGAATGTGGCTTTGCCAGGACACGACAGTGGAAAGCCGGTGCCCGTGTGCCGCGGCTGCTTCCGGCAAATGCAAAAGCAAAGCCCGTAG
- the Mtmr6 gene encoding phosphatidylinositol-3,5-bisphosphate 3-phosphatase MTMR6 isoform X2, whose product MDEIKLAKVENVRMIDRYNTKNPTVGTLYLTATHLIFVEPDSNKETWILHMHVASIEKLPLSTTGSPLLIRCKTFLSVTFVIPKDSECHDVYTSLLKLFQPVSINKLYCFNYQPNKDDFPKNAGWDYFKLEAEFKHMLVPNEAWTLCSMNEKYELCDTYPRQIYVPKEATTLMLISSSRFRSKGRLPALTYLHNNKASICRCSQPLSGFSARCLEDEQMLEAIRKTNSNTDYMYVVDTRPRINAMANRAAGKGYENEAFYENIKFHFLGIENIHVQRASLQKVLEACEQKSPTMSAFLNALESSGWLKHIRSILDTSSFIANAVDKGVSVVVHCSDGWDRTAQVCSLAQLMLNPYYRTIKGFQALIEKDWLAFGHKFSERCGHIQTDAREVSPIFTQFLDCTWQLMSQRSESFEFNERFLLILHDHVHSCQFGTFVGNCEKDRLDLKLAERTFSLWGFMANHLNEYINPLYKPNVDDTIKANLAPQCIKFWRGMYSRFESGIHPREPLGDLLLDSKEHCNSLEDHVQHLTKRIASFKNYISKSAKKLQDATSTTAKVSKEVASNEINDNKYNYDKKLSELSAADDDHPLKASNMSFANLSLNAEQSSPPQALPEELNSVAVDWKPMRNVTTCSCSTPFDQFSKKTHCWRCGDIFCERCIDKNVALPGHDSGKPVPVCRGCFRQMQKQSP is encoded by the exons ATGGACGAAATAAAGCTCGCCAAG GTGGAAAATGTGCGGATGATAGATCGCTACAATACCAAAAATCCCACGGTGGGCACCCTCTATCTGACGGCCACCCATTTGATTTTCGTGGAGCCCGACAGCAACAAGGAGACCTGG aTTCTCCATATGCACGTGGCCAGCATTGAGAAGCTTCCCTTGAGCACAACAGGATCCCCGCTGCTCATCCGCTGCAAGACCTTCCTCTCGGTCACCTTCGTCATTCCCAAGGACTCCGAATGCCACGATGTCTACACCTCGCTGCTAAAACTTTTCCAGCCGG TGTCCATCAACAAATTGTACTGCTTCAACTACCAGCCGAACAAGGATGATTTCCCCAAGAATGCTGGCTGGGATTACTTTAAGCTGGAGGCCGAATTCAAGCACATGCTGGTGCCCAACGAGGCCTGGACTCTGTGCTCGATGAACGAGAAGTACGAGCTGTGCGACACCTATCCGCGTCAGATTTACGTGCCTAAGGAGGCCACCACGCTGATGCTCATCAGCAGTTCGCGGTTCCGCTCGAAGGGGCGACTACCAGCGCTTACCTATCTGCACAACaacaag GCCTCCATCTGTCGCTGCAGCCAACCGCTATCCGGATTCAGTGCCCGCTGTCTGGAGGATGAACAAATGCTGGAGGCCATACGCAAGACGAACTCCAACACGGACTACATGTATGTGGTGGACACACGACCACGG ATTAATGCGATGGCCAACAGAGCCGCCGGCAAGGGATACGAGAACGAGGCCTTCTACGAGAACATCAAATTCCACTTCCTCGGCATCGAGAACATCCACGTACAGCgcgccagtctgcaaaaagtCCTGGAGGCCTGCGAACAGAAGTCGCCCACGATGAGCGCCTTCCTGAATGCCCTGGAGTCATCCGGCTGGCTGAAGCACATACGCTCCATATTGGACACGTCGAG CTTCATTGCCAACGCCGTGGACAAAGGTGTCTCGGTGGTGGTCCACTGCTCCGATGGCTGGGATCGCACGGCCCAGGTCTGCTCGCTGGCCCAGCTGATGCTGAATCCCTACTACCGCACCATCAAGGGCTTCCAGGCGCTGATCGAGAAGGACTGGCTGGCCTTCGGGCATAAGTTCAGCGAGCGTTGCGGTCACATTCAGACAGATGCTCGCGAGGTTTCGCCGATCTTCACACAGTTCCTCGACTGCACATGGCAGCTGATGTCGCAGCGCAGCGAATCCTTTGAGTTCAACGAGCGTTTCCTGCTCATCCTCCACGATCATGTGCACTCTTGTCAATTCGGCACCTTTGTGGGCAACTGCGAGAAGGATCGGCTGGACTTGAAGCTGGCCGAGCGCACCTTTTCACTTTGGGGCTTCATGGCCAATCACCTGAACGAGTATATCAACCCGCTGTACAAACCCAATGTGGACGATACGATTAAGGCTAATTTGGCACCGCAGTGCATCAA ATTCTGGCGCGGCATGTACAGTCGCTTCGAGAGCGGCATCCATCCGCGGGAGCCACTCGGCGATCTGCTGCTCGACAGCAAGGAGCACTGCAACTCACTGGAGGACCATGTGCAGCATCTGACCAAGCGCATAGCCAGCTTCAAAAACTACATCTCCAAGTCGGCCAAGAAACTGCAGGATGCCACCAGCACCACGGCAAAAGTTAGCAAAGAGGTCGCCAGCAACGAAATCAATGATAACAA ATACAACTATGACAAAAAGCTAAGCGAACTGTCGGCTGCCGATGATGATCACCCGCTGAAGGCCAGCAACATGTCCTTTGCCAATCTCTCCCTGAATGCCGAACAATCCAGTCCGCCGCAGGCCTTGCCCGAGGAGCTCAACTCGGTGGCCGTGGACTGGAAGCCCATGCGCAACGTGAccacctgctcctgctccacgCCCTTCGATCAGTTCAGCAAAAAG ACACATTGCTGGCGCTGTGGGGACATCTTCTGCGAGCGCTGCATAGACAAGAATGTGGCTTTGCCAGGACACGACAGTGGAAAGCCGGTGCCCGTGTGCCGCGGCTGCTTCCGGCAAATGCAAAAGCAAAGCCCGTAG